In Bacteroidota bacterium, a single window of DNA contains:
- a CDS encoding OmpH family outer membrane protein — protein sequence MTKLRFILRLSSLLLFCALLPGLPQHAEAQTKVAYLDASKLLKRMPEAKDAETRIGQLVGTWTREANTMQSEIDRKQSDYDRRKLIMTDAERNATELDLTTLRKRLDEYRHSKFDENGGELFSQQQQLMKPAYDKLANAIKEIAAELGFDYVIDRSSRDVVLLYTNSKYDLTIPVARKLGIENELLSTPLIQQGKPGAPATPPGTQPATPPGMQPGTTPGTPVPGQNPLPNPQAPGMPQQPTQPGFNTGGYNPGQTPPPPGKH from the coding sequence ATGACGAAACTCCGATTCATCCTCCGTCTTTCTTCTCTTCTACTTTTCTGTGCCCTGCTACCCGGTCTTCCGCAACATGCCGAGGCGCAGACCAAAGTTGCCTATCTCGACGCCTCCAAGCTGCTCAAGCGCATGCCCGAGGCGAAAGACGCTGAGACCCGGATTGGGCAGTTGGTCGGCACCTGGACCAGGGAAGCCAATACCATGCAGAGTGAGATTGACCGAAAGCAATCGGACTACGATCGGCGCAAGCTCATCATGACCGATGCCGAGCGCAACGCCACCGAACTCGATCTGACGACCTTGCGCAAGCGGCTCGACGAGTATCGGCACTCCAAGTTCGATGAGAACGGAGGCGAGCTGTTCTCGCAACAGCAGCAACTCATGAAGCCTGCTTATGACAAACTCGCAAATGCGATCAAAGAAATTGCCGCTGAACTGGGATTCGATTATGTGATCGACCGGTCTTCGCGCGATGTCGTGCTGCTCTATACGAATTCAAAGTACGATCTGACGATTCCGGTCGCGCGAAAGTTGGGCATCGAGAACGAGCTGCTCTCAACGCCATTGATCCAGCAAGGTAAGCCCGGCGCTCCAGCGACTCCTCCCGGTACGCAACCTGCTACCCCACCTGGCATGCAGCCCGGGACTACCCCCGGGACTCCGGTGCCTGGACAGAATCCGCTTCCGAATCCACAGGCACCGGGAATGCCGCAGCAACCCACTCAGCCGGGCTTTAATACAGGTGGGTATAACCCGGGCCAAACCCCACCTCCACCGGGAAAGCATTGA
- a CDS encoding DNA methyltransferase: MPSPRNRTIRLSSREAKARLSRLPQNPVASLSSSIYHGSVEHALNVLPRDYFDLIIADPPYNYGVDFGNSSDRRSKSDYEDWTEQWLSQLPAVSSPHASFYICAGWEASGLYQSLIERTGLTIVNRITWKRDKGRGAKRNWKQNMEDIWFAVRDKRSYTFNLDLVKVRKQVIAPYRENGKPKDWTVDSDGAPYRMTHPSNIWTDLTVPFWSMPENTPHPTQKPEALTRRIILASSNPGDRVLDLFSGSGTTSVVAKRLGREFVGIEMNAEYVRYAMKRLGLVTVETKA, encoded by the coding sequence ATGCCATCGCCACGTAATCGCACGATTCGTCTTTCATCACGCGAGGCAAAAGCAAGGCTTTCCCGCCTTCCGCAGAACCCAGTAGCTTCTCTCAGTTCGAGTATCTATCATGGTTCGGTTGAACATGCTCTCAATGTTCTCCCGCGGGATTACTTCGATCTCATCATTGCCGATCCTCCATATAATTATGGTGTAGACTTTGGCAATTCCAGCGACAGACGATCAAAATCTGATTATGAGGACTGGACAGAACAGTGGCTATCTCAGTTGCCTGCCGTGTCCTCTCCGCACGCCTCCTTCTATATTTGTGCAGGCTGGGAAGCGTCAGGATTATATCAATCATTGATCGAACGAACAGGACTGACGATAGTAAATCGCATCACCTGGAAGCGTGATAAAGGCCGAGGCGCGAAGCGAAATTGGAAGCAAAATATGGAAGATATTTGGTTCGCCGTCCGCGATAAGCGCTCCTATACATTCAATCTCGATCTCGTTAAGGTACGCAAGCAAGTAATTGCGCCCTATCGCGAGAATGGGAAGCCGAAAGATTGGACCGTCGATTCCGATGGCGCGCCCTACCGAATGACACATCCCTCTAATATCTGGACTGATCTCACAGTCCCCTTCTGGTCGATGCCAGAAAATACTCCGCATCCGACGCAGAAGCCAGAAGCCCTCACAAGGCGAATTATTCTGGCCTCTTCTAACCCAGGCGACAGAGTGCTCGATCTGTTTAGCGGTTCCGGTACCACCTCAGTCGTGGCCAAACGACTCGGACGGGAATTCGTTGGTATTGAGATGAACGCCGAATATGTGCGTTATGCCATGAAACGGCTTGGGCTAGTTACCGTTGAAACAAAAGCATGA
- a CDS encoding type II toxin-antitoxin system HicB family antitoxin → MQHNFTLEYWEEDGWLVGQLREVPSVFSQAKDLPELEANIQEVYALLFEGA, encoded by the coding sequence ATGCAACACAACTTTACACTCGAATACTGGGAAGAAGATGGCTGGCTCGTTGGGCAACTCCGCGAAGTGCCCAGTGTCTTTTCTCAGGCTAAAGACCTCCCCGAACTCGAAGCAAACATTCAGGAAGTCTATGCCCTGCTTTTCGAAGGTGCTTAG
- a CDS encoding OmpH family outer membrane protein has translation MTTFVQRVALIGLAVLGMSLSTGTSLRAQKMGVVDVQAVLNSMPEVVAANQKLEAQRQVWLDTLKTMQTQYQAKLDTYSKVGETGTPEFKKKAQDDLTTLQESFTKFQTAKFGQEGELAQIQQQLLKPIYEKLQTTLAAYAKKDKLEIIFQKSSTVYTADAVDITTKFQDYLKAQAAK, from the coding sequence ATGACAACATTTGTTCAACGCGTGGCTCTTATTGGTCTCGCCGTTCTTGGAATGAGCCTTAGCACGGGCACGAGCCTGCGAGCTCAGAAGATGGGCGTGGTCGATGTACAGGCCGTCCTGAATAGCATGCCGGAAGTCGTGGCTGCAAACCAAAAGCTCGAGGCCCAGCGCCAGGTTTGGCTCGATACGCTCAAGACGATGCAGACACAGTATCAGGCTAAGCTCGATACCTACTCCAAGGTCGGAGAGACCGGCACGCCAGAATTCAAAAAGAAGGCTCAGGACGACCTGACGACGCTCCAGGAATCCTTCACCAAGTTCCAGACTGCGAAGTTTGGACAAGAGGGAGAACTCGCTCAAATTCAGCAGCAGTTGCTCAAGCCAATCTACGAGAAGCTTCAGACGACGCTCGCCGCCTATGCGAAGAAGGACAAGCTCGAGATCATTTTCCAGAAATCGAGTACCGTCTATACTGCGGATGCCGTCGATATCACCACCAAGTTCCAGGACTACCTGAAGGCACAGGCTGCGAAATAA
- a CDS encoding OmpA family protein, protein MRNACRRVRRVLLLALLAVISTEVRAQVPPIYIGGGLTGAFNLHELNLPVYRNDTICGIFQSGTSILPSGFLTYERPLGAPSISFWIAPRLHFSSLGALITTPATDNANMRDVSKVDSPLVATSRVHHLDASILALGLDFFFKYPLTARLFLIGGPSASYLLRRDATRTEIITDPPGAVFSNGSGTRTLESGQIANSNSIIASATLGASIDLPLSPKVVLAPELSFTYPITSIRSDYSWRIMSVTLGAAIKFNVAHEQELAVIHHEPPPPPPPPEKPKSEITGTIHIAGVARDSVGNEHEFAEPQLRVEEFARREAYPTLNYVFFSDGSAIIPTRYHQLRASDAASFDPKSLSGKTSLEVYHEALNIVGYRMRQNPTTTITLTGTNAMAGTEAAMSSLARDRAETVRNYLASVWTIDPKRIQIATEGLPKNASGSSTNDGADENRRVEITSNDPGFLDPLTVETVDRTMNPPKIRMRATESSRYPLVQNDVLLTQGSREFVHFNGALPVQDWTPVQTDLPRTDTPLVATMRLKDDQGATFEASDTAHVELVTIKHKREERVLDKIIEHYNLITFDFDKSDLDDRSRRIIREIASSITPNDKIVILGYTDLTGERTHNLQLSEIRAKNVESALRDALGSHTTSVEFQTRGEGMINLIDNHLPEGRFLSRTVFVELQKPVE, encoded by the coding sequence TTGAGAAACGCCTGTCGCCGGGTTCGTCGAGTATTGCTGCTTGCTCTGCTGGCCGTAATCTCCACGGAAGTCCGGGCTCAGGTTCCACCGATTTATATTGGCGGCGGCTTGACGGGTGCGTTCAATCTGCACGAGTTGAACTTGCCGGTGTATCGCAACGATACGATCTGTGGCATTTTCCAAAGCGGGACGAGTATCTTACCAAGCGGCTTTCTGACTTACGAGCGACCGCTGGGAGCGCCAAGCATTTCGTTTTGGATCGCGCCACGGCTGCACTTCTCGAGCCTCGGCGCGCTCATCACCACGCCGGCTACAGATAATGCCAATATGCGGGATGTCTCCAAGGTGGATAGTCCATTGGTCGCGACATCGCGGGTCCATCATCTGGATGCGAGTATTCTTGCGCTCGGACTCGATTTCTTCTTCAAATATCCTCTCACTGCGCGGTTGTTCCTGATCGGCGGACCCAGCGCGAGCTATCTGCTCCGACGTGACGCAACGCGAACGGAAATCATTACTGATCCGCCGGGCGCAGTATTTTCAAATGGCTCCGGCACGCGCACGCTCGAGAGCGGACAGATCGCGAACAGCAACAGCATCATAGCATCGGCAACGCTTGGTGCCTCGATCGATCTGCCGCTATCCCCAAAGGTTGTTCTGGCGCCCGAACTTTCATTTACCTATCCCATCACGAGTATCCGTTCCGATTACTCTTGGCGGATTATGTCCGTGACACTCGGAGCCGCAATCAAATTCAATGTCGCGCACGAGCAAGAACTGGCCGTAATCCATCACGAACCACCACCACCACCTCCTCCTCCGGAAAAACCGAAGAGTGAAATCACGGGGACTATCCATATTGCCGGCGTCGCGCGTGATTCAGTGGGCAACGAGCACGAATTCGCCGAACCGCAGTTGCGAGTGGAGGAATTTGCGCGCCGCGAAGCATATCCAACCCTGAATTACGTGTTCTTCAGCGATGGCAGTGCAATCATCCCCACGCGCTATCACCAACTGAGGGCTTCCGACGCCGCAAGCTTCGATCCCAAGAGTCTTTCCGGAAAGACATCATTGGAAGTATATCATGAGGCGCTCAATATCGTTGGGTACCGGATGCGACAAAATCCAACGACAACGATTACCCTGACCGGTACCAATGCAATGGCCGGCACTGAGGCCGCGATGAGTTCGCTCGCGCGGGATCGGGCGGAAACCGTAAGAAATTATCTTGCGAGCGTTTGGACTATCGATCCAAAGCGAATTCAAATTGCTACGGAAGGTCTGCCAAAGAATGCGTCTGGCAGTAGCACGAACGATGGTGCCGACGAGAACCGACGAGTCGAAATCACTTCGAACGATCCTGGCTTCCTCGATCCACTTACCGTGGAGACGGTAGACCGCACGATGAATCCGCCGAAAATACGGATGCGCGCGACGGAATCCTCCCGCTATCCGCTGGTGCAAAACGACGTACTGCTTACACAAGGCAGCCGGGAGTTCGTCCACTTCAATGGCGCGCTTCCCGTGCAGGACTGGACGCCAGTTCAAACCGATCTTCCCCGCACCGATACACCGCTTGTGGCTACCATGAGGCTCAAAGACGATCAAGGTGCGACCTTTGAGGCCAGCGACACAGCCCACGTCGAGCTTGTCACCATCAAACACAAACGCGAGGAGCGCGTGCTGGATAAGATCATCGAGCACTACAATCTCATTACATTCGATTTTGACAAGTCGGATTTGGACGACCGGTCTCGCCGGATCATCCGCGAGATCGCTTCTTCCATCACGCCGAACGATAAGATTGTCATCCTGGGCTATACAGATCTGACAGGGGAGCGCACGCACAACCTTCAACTTTCCGAGATACGAGCGAAGAATGTCGAGTCCGCTCTCCGTGATGCTTTGGGCTCGCATACCACCTCGGTGGAGTTCCAAACACGCGGCGAGGGGATGATCAACCTCATCGACAATCATTTGCCAGAGGGCCGGTTCCTTTCGCGGACTGTCTTCGTCGAACTCCAGAAACCTGTCGAGTGA
- the arr gene encoding NAD(+)--rifampin ADP-ribosyltransferase, whose translation MKPKTQTNDLDDGPFYHGTKADLQLGDLLTPGFRSNYKPEVIMNHIYFTALSDGAGLAAALAPGDGRERVYIVEPTGEFENDPNVTDKKFPGNPTRSYRSKAPVKIVGEVTEWARRSAEELQKWRERLASIAADSRAEILN comes from the coding sequence ATGAAACCCAAGACCCAGACTAACGATTTGGACGACGGTCCATTTTATCACGGCACCAAAGCGGATTTGCAGCTCGGTGATTTGCTCACACCAGGGTTCAGGTCGAATTACAAACCTGAAGTGATAATGAACCACATCTATTTTACAGCTCTTTCTGATGGGGCTGGACTTGCCGCCGCCTTAGCCCCAGGTGATGGGCGCGAACGTGTGTATATCGTTGAACCGACAGGGGAGTTCGAGAATGACCCGAATGTTACTGACAAGAAATTTCCAGGCAATCCCACACGCTCATATCGCAGCAAAGCACCGGTGAAAATAGTTGGGGAAGTAACCGAGTGGGCAAGACGAAGTGCAGAAGAACTCCAAAAATGGCGCGAACGGCTGGCGAGCATCGCAGCCGATTCGAGAGCAGAAATCCTTAATTAG
- the lon gene encoding endopeptidase La, with the protein MAKKKTEKKAKETVELKDAPQPEVAMAMATAVEDMAVPSEIKQPVLDVPDRVPVLALRDVVIYPYMIFPVLVGRESSLGAVSAAMSRERYLFLVAQRDSLQDDPRPSALYQFGTLARIARIIRLPNGLMKVLVDGLEQAMALEYETAEGHIEAKLTLLRATDVPAPELEALTRHTSELFRQYVKQSRTVPQEVLMAFENISSTDNDGPRRKLFYIAAHLTKDLESKQHILEMTDVRDQYLHLSALLATELDILKIEHEIDEKVQQTIQKSQRKYFLSEQIRVLQKELGEDIEEQHPELSKLTEQLDAANLPKGARARADEELERLRKTPPMSPEATVIRTYLEWLAQVPWKKRTRDHLNIEHVREVLERDHYGLEKPKERILEHIAVLNLVEKMKGQILCLVGPPGVGKTSLARSIASALGREFIRISLGGVRDEAEIRGHRRTYIGSMPGKIVQSMKKAGVTNPLVLLDEVDKMSMDFRGDPSSALLEVLDPEQNNTFTDHYLEVEYDLSNVFFVTTANVRYNIPLPLADRMEVIELPGYLEHDKLEIAKRHVIPNQLRAHGLPEGAVQFEDAALLRIIRQYTEEAGVRNLVRQIARVCRKVARSIVTDAYKVATPETTPVTNGHASDEVLSTVKVSEHGILKVEDDGEAVKELEIEEVPQVRLTVPEGFKVVVTPKSLEEYLGVPKYLTSKNELGPKVGAVMGLAWTSTGGDVLPVEAVLIDGTERLTLTGQLGDVMKESAQAALTYIRAHHKELKVPADFSKRKEIHVHLPEGAIPKDGPSAGITLMMAMISAVTGKPVRGDIAMTGEITLRGNVLAIGGLQEKLLSAKRAGIKAVLIPAENMLTLSEIPNRVKDGLNIIPISVVDEAVPLVFDLKTPAEKLAVSKKAQAKRIPSLRKKASLRHTAIPKSKKRKPAR; encoded by the coding sequence ATGGCAAAGAAAAAGACAGAAAAGAAGGCGAAAGAGACCGTAGAACTCAAGGACGCGCCGCAGCCCGAGGTTGCGATGGCAATGGCCACGGCGGTCGAGGACATGGCCGTCCCGAGCGAGATCAAGCAGCCGGTGCTCGATGTGCCGGACCGCGTGCCCGTGCTCGCGCTCCGGGACGTGGTGATCTATCCCTACATGATTTTTCCGGTGCTGGTGGGTCGGGAGTCATCGCTGGGCGCGGTGAGTGCCGCGATGAGCCGCGAGCGTTACTTGTTTCTGGTCGCGCAACGCGATTCGTTACAGGACGATCCCCGTCCGTCTGCGCTGTATCAATTTGGCACGCTGGCCCGCATTGCGCGGATCATCCGCCTGCCCAACGGCCTGATGAAAGTCCTCGTCGATGGTCTGGAGCAAGCGATGGCCCTCGAGTACGAAACGGCCGAGGGTCACATCGAGGCGAAGCTCACGCTGTTGCGCGCGACGGACGTCCCTGCACCCGAGCTCGAAGCGCTGACGCGCCACACGAGCGAGCTGTTCCGGCAATACGTCAAGCAGTCGCGCACGGTGCCGCAGGAAGTGCTGATGGCGTTCGAGAATATCTCCAGCACGGATAATGATGGTCCGCGCCGCAAGCTGTTCTATATCGCGGCACATCTGACGAAAGATTTGGAGAGTAAGCAGCACATACTCGAAATGACCGATGTGCGCGATCAGTATTTGCACTTAAGCGCACTGCTTGCCACGGAGCTTGACATCCTGAAGATCGAGCACGAGATCGACGAGAAAGTCCAGCAGACGATTCAGAAATCGCAGCGGAAGTATTTCCTGAGCGAGCAAATTCGCGTGCTGCAAAAAGAGCTGGGCGAGGACATCGAAGAGCAGCACCCCGAGCTTTCGAAGCTGACCGAGCAGTTGGACGCGGCGAATCTCCCGAAAGGGGCTCGCGCGCGCGCCGATGAAGAGTTGGAACGGCTTCGCAAGACTCCGCCGATGTCGCCCGAAGCGACCGTGATTCGGACGTATCTCGAATGGCTGGCGCAGGTGCCGTGGAAAAAGCGCACGCGCGACCATCTGAATATCGAGCACGTCCGCGAAGTTCTGGAGCGCGATCATTACGGTCTCGAAAAACCGAAAGAGCGCATCCTCGAACACATTGCGGTGCTAAACTTGGTCGAGAAGATGAAGGGACAGATCCTTTGCCTCGTCGGTCCGCCCGGCGTGGGGAAGACATCGCTCGCCCGCTCGATTGCGAGCGCGCTTGGCCGTGAGTTTATTCGCATCTCACTCGGCGGCGTGCGCGATGAAGCCGAAATTCGCGGCCATCGTCGCACGTATATCGGCTCGATGCCTGGCAAGATCGTGCAGTCGATGAAGAAAGCCGGCGTGACGAACCCGCTTGTGCTACTCGATGAAGTCGATAAGATGTCGATGGATTTCCGTGGCGATCCAAGTTCTGCGTTGCTCGAAGTGCTCGATCCCGAGCAGAACAACACGTTCACCGATCATTACTTGGAAGTCGAGTACGATTTGAGTAATGTCTTCTTCGTAACGACGGCGAACGTGCGGTATAACATCCCACTGCCGCTCGCCGACCGAATGGAGGTCATTGAGCTTCCCGGCTATTTGGAACACGACAAGTTGGAGATCGCGAAGCGGCACGTGATTCCGAATCAGTTGCGTGCGCATGGATTGCCAGAGGGCGCCGTGCAATTCGAAGATGCCGCGCTGCTCCGCATCATTCGTCAATATACCGAAGAGGCTGGCGTTCGCAATCTCGTGCGACAGATCGCCCGCGTATGCCGCAAAGTCGCGCGCTCGATTGTGACCGATGCGTACAAAGTCGCAACACCCGAGACGACACCGGTGACGAACGGCCACGCATCCGATGAAGTGCTCAGCACGGTTAAAGTATCCGAGCACGGCATTCTCAAGGTGGAGGATGATGGTGAGGCCGTTAAGGAGTTGGAGATCGAAGAGGTACCACAAGTGCGGCTAACGGTCCCCGAAGGTTTCAAAGTGGTCGTGACGCCAAAATCGCTCGAAGAATATCTTGGCGTGCCGAAGTATCTCACATCGAAGAACGAGCTCGGGCCAAAAGTAGGCGCCGTCATGGGTCTGGCGTGGACCAGCACCGGTGGCGATGTGCTACCGGTCGAAGCGGTGCTCATCGATGGTACAGAGCGATTGACACTCACCGGACAACTTGGCGACGTGATGAAGGAATCGGCACAGGCCGCGTTGACCTATATCCGCGCGCACCACAAAGAGTTGAAAGTCCCGGCGGATTTCTCGAAGCGCAAAGAGATTCACGTGCATTTGCCGGAAGGAGCGATTCCGAAGGATGGCCCATCTGCTGGTATTACGCTCATGATGGCGATGATCTCTGCCGTAACTGGCAAGCCGGTCCGCGGCGACATCGCAATGACTGGTGAGATCACATTGCGCGGTAATGTGCTGGCCATCGGCGGATTGCAGGAGAAGCTGCTTTCCGCAAAGCGTGCCGGTATCAAAGCCGTTCTGATTCCTGCCGAGAACATGCTCACGCTTTCGGAGATACCGAACCGCGTTAAGGACGGGCTGAATATTATCCCCATCTCGGTGGTAGATGAAGCTGTCCCGTTGGTGTTTGATCTCAAGACGCCGGCGGAGAAGCTCGCTGTTTCGAAGAAGGCTCAGGCGAAGCGAATTCCTTCTTTGCGTAAGAAGGCGTCACTAAGGCATACAGCCATTCCGAAATCGAAGAAACGAAAGCCCGCGCGCTAA
- a CDS encoding SEC59/DGK1/VTE5 family protein, which translates to MSIIETSIIASTPNSIAPEARQITFGSEIVRKLIHIGSLSIPIMYYYASRTTALEILVPVAVLSFVADMGRHYFGPIERLVNRLFSGIIRPHERQSGLLSGATYVMIAALFCVLVFPKLITITAFAILIVSDASSALIGRKFGKHKFLDKSLEGSLAFVVTAWIVILITPKAGTGLMEYAIAMIAAVIGGIAEASSARSRMDDNLSVPLSIGFVMWALYFLLGELDPAHFGALYDAMMRFS; encoded by the coding sequence GTGTCTATTATTGAAACGAGTATCATCGCTTCTACACCAAATTCCATCGCGCCGGAAGCACGGCAGATCACTTTCGGCAGTGAGATCGTTCGAAAGCTGATCCATATTGGATCGCTCTCGATTCCGATCATGTATTACTATGCGAGTCGGACTACTGCGCTTGAGATCTTGGTGCCAGTTGCGGTCCTTTCCTTTGTCGCCGATATGGGCCGGCATTATTTTGGCCCGATCGAGCGTCTGGTTAATCGTCTGTTTAGTGGGATCATCCGTCCCCATGAACGCCAAAGCGGGTTGCTGAGTGGAGCGACCTATGTCATGATCGCCGCGCTGTTTTGCGTCCTTGTGTTTCCCAAGTTGATCACAATTACAGCCTTTGCGATTTTGATCGTCTCGGATGCTTCGAGCGCGCTGATTGGCCGGAAATTTGGCAAGCATAAGTTTCTCGACAAGAGTCTTGAAGGCTCTCTTGCGTTTGTGGTAACTGCATGGATCGTTATTCTTATCACTCCAAAGGCGGGTACGGGCTTGATGGAATATGCCATCGCAATGATCGCGGCTGTCATAGGCGGCATTGCTGAGGCAAGCAGTGCACGTTCGCGTATGGATGACAATCTATCTGTGCCTCTCTCCATCGGTTTCGTGATGTGGGCGCTTTATTTCTTACTTGGAGAGTTGGATCCCGCGCACTTCGGTGCACTGTATGATGCGATGATGCGTTTTTCTTAG
- a CDS encoding nitrilase-related carbon-nitrogen hydrolase — translation MRIACCQFAPQYRQIGRNLDTIREMVRNTDADLCIFPELATTGYFFRESAEIESLAEPVDGSSIGTLQAVAREENKAIITGFLEAANAVYYNSAVAIDAEGNLCGHYRKIHLFYYETRIFKRGDLGFPVFDLRTRSGNARVGIMICYDWRFPEAARELAVQGAELIAVPSNIVTTTGMLHVTLQTRAFENKVILAFADRVGFELGGEETLTYRGESAIINYSGEILSQASAVLDETIIAEVSLDPTRNKRINQFNDIMSDRMVSLYPSLATHRPSPAKISG, via the coding sequence ATGAGAATCGCTTGCTGCCAATTCGCGCCTCAATACCGTCAGATCGGGCGGAATCTTGACACAATTCGCGAAATGGTGCGAAATACGGATGCAGACCTCTGTATCTTTCCGGAACTTGCCACCACCGGGTATTTTTTTCGTGAATCCGCTGAGATTGAATCCCTCGCGGAACCGGTCGATGGTTCAAGTATCGGAACGCTCCAAGCTGTGGCGCGCGAAGAAAACAAGGCAATCATCACAGGTTTCCTTGAAGCGGCTAATGCTGTATATTACAACTCAGCAGTGGCCATAGATGCCGAAGGCAATCTCTGTGGTCATTACCGAAAGATCCATCTCTTCTATTATGAGACGCGAATATTCAAACGTGGCGATCTGGGATTCCCGGTGTTCGATCTTCGAACCCGTTCCGGCAACGCGCGCGTCGGCATTATGATCTGTTACGACTGGCGCTTTCCGGAAGCGGCACGCGAACTGGCCGTGCAGGGAGCTGAACTGATCGCTGTACCATCCAACATTGTGACTACAACTGGCATGTTGCATGTGACACTACAGACTCGCGCCTTTGAGAACAAAGTGATCCTTGCGTTTGCAGATCGCGTTGGGTTTGAGCTTGGCGGAGAAGAGACCCTGACCTATCGTGGCGAGAGTGCTATCATCAATTACAGTGGAGAAATCCTCTCGCAAGCCTCGGCCGTTCTAGATGAGACCATTATTGCGGAGGTTAGTCTCGATCCAACTCGCAACAAACGTATCAATCAATTTAACGATATCATGTCAGACAGAATGGTGAGCCTTTATCCATCTCTTGCCACCCATAGACCGAGCCCTGCGAAGATCAGTGGATAG